A genomic segment from Malus domestica chromosome 05, GDT2T_hap1 encodes:
- the LOC103428015 gene encoding myosin-6-like isoform X2 — MAAAISLVVGSLVWIEDPEEAWLNGEIVEIKGENYKVLCTSGKTVVVKASNVYPKDAEAPPCGVDDMTKLAYLHEPGVLDNLRSRYDINEIYTYTGSILIAVNPFCRLPHLYDSHMMEQYKGADFGELSPHPFAVADAAYRLMINDGISQSILVSGESGAGKTESTKLLMRYLAYMGGKAAAEGRSVEQQVLESNPVLEAFGNAKTVRNNNSSRFGKFVELQFDKNGRISGAAIRTYLLERSRVCQVSSPERNYHCFYMLCAAPPEDVQRFKLGHPKTFHYLNQSDCIELDGLDDAEEYIATRKAMEVVGISTEEQDAIFRVVAAILHLGNIEFAKGKEMDSSMPKDNKSLFHLKTAAELFMCDAKALEDSLCKRVIVTRDETITKWLDPEAAAVSRDALAKVVYSRLFDWLVDKINNSIGQDPDSKFLIGVLDIYGFESFKTNSFEQFCINLTNEKLQQHFNQHVFKMEQEEYTKEEIDWSYIEFVDNQDILDMIEKKPGGIIALLDEACMFPRSTHETFAQKLYQTFKNHKRFTKPKLSQSDFTICHYAGDVTYQTELFLDKNKDYVVAEHQALLSASTCSFVSGMFTSLVEDSSKSSKFSSIGSRFKQQLQQLLETLSSTEPHYIRCVKPNNVLKPAIFENKNVLQQLRCGGVMEAIRISCAGYPTRKAFVEFVDRFGLLAPEVLDGSTDEVNACKKLLEKVGLEGYQIGKTKVFLRAGQMAELDARRSEVLGRSASIIQRKVRSYLAKRSFILLRLSAIRLQAACRGHLARHVYQGMRREASSQMIQRHLRMYLARKAYKELYCSAVSIQTGMRGLTARNELRFRRQTRAAIIIQSHTRKFLARLHYRKTKKAAITTQCAWRGKVACMELRKLKMAARETGALQAAKNKLEKQVEELTWRLQLEKRIRADLEEAKTQENEKLQSALQEMQVQFKETKAMLEKEREALKRAEKVVSVIQEVPVVDHGLMEKLTNENEQLKALVNSLEIKIDETEKKYEEANKMSEERLKQALEAESQIIKLKTNIQRLEEKFADIESENKILRQQQISTPVKRAHEHPPIPPTPETHRVENGHHLSKESRANEPQSATPKKFGTESDSKLRRSLVERQHESVDALINCVVKNVGFSQGKPVAAITIYKCLLHWKSFEAERTSVFDRLIQMIGSEIENQDNNDHMAYWLSNTSALLFLLQRSLKGAGAKKPPAPTSLFGRMTMGFRSSPSSANLAPALDVVRQVEAKYPALLFKQQLTAYVEKIYGIIRDNLKRELNPLLSLCIQAPRASKGVLRSGRSFGKDSPASHWLSIIDSLSTFLSTLKENFVPPVLVKEIFTQTFSYINVQLFNSLLLRRECCTFSNGEYVKSGLAELELWCCQAKEEYAGSSWDELKHIRQAVGFLVIHQKYRISYDEITNDLCPILSVQQLYRICTLYWDDNYNTRSVSPDVISSMRVLMTEDSNNAVSNSFLLDDNSSIPFSVDDLSTSLQEKEFSDVQPAEELLEHPAFEFLHERG; from the exons Atg GCTGCTGCTATTAGTCTTGTGGTTGGATCTCTTGTTTGGATCGAGGATCCTGAAGAAGCTTGGCTCAATGGTGAAATTGTGGAGATTAAAGGTGAAAACTACAAGGTTCTCTGCACTTCAGGAAAGACG GTTGTCGTTAAAGCCTCAAATGTCTATCCTAAAGATGCTGAGGCCCCACCCTGTGGAGTGGATGATATGACCAAGCTGGCTTATTTGCATGAACCAGGTGTCCTAGATAATTTACGGTCAAGATATGATATCAATGAAATATAT ACGTACACAGGGAGCATTTTGATTGCTGTGAACCCTTTTTGTAGACTACCTCATCTGTATGATAGCCATATGATGGAACAATATAAAGGGGCTGATTTCGGTGAACTAAGCCCACACCCGTTTGCTGTTGCAGACGCAGCATATAG ACTTATGATTAATGACGGAATAAGTCAGTCAATATTGGTTAGTGGTGAGAGTGGGGCTGGTAAAACAGAAAGCACCAAACTGCTTATGCGCTATCTTGCCTACATGGGAGGGAAAGCTGCTGCTGAAGGGAGGAGTGTTGAGCAGCAAGTCTTGGAG TCAAATCCTGTTTTAGAAGCATTTGGGAATGCGAAGACTGTTAGAAACAATAATTCCAG TCGTTTTGGTAAGTTTGTGGAGCTTCAGTTTGATAAGAATGGGAGGATCTCCGGGGCTGCAATAAGAACATACTTGCTTGAAAGATCGCGTGTTTGTCAGGTGTCCAGTCCTGAAAGAAACTATCACTGTTTCTACATGCTTTGCGCTGCACCACCTGAG GATGTTCAAAGGTTCAAATTGGGacacccaaaaacatttcacTATTTGAATCAATCAGAttgtattgaattggatgggctTGATGATGCCGAAGAATACATTGCTACAAGGAAGGCAATGGAGGTTGTTGGAATAAGTACTGAAGAACAG GATGCCATATTTCGAGTTGTGGCAGCAATTCTACATCTCGGAAACATTGAATTTGCAAAGGGAAAGGAAATGGACTCGTCCATGCCGAAGGACAACAAGTCTTTGTTCCACCTAAAAACTGCTGCTGAGCTTTTCAT GTGTGATGCGAAGGCGCTAGAAGATTCTCTTTGCAAACGTGTTATTGTTACGCGTGATGAAACAATCACAAAATGGCTGGATCCAGAAGCCGCAGCTGTCAGTAGAGATGCTTTGGCTAAAGTTGTGTACTCGAGATTGTTTGATTG GCTGGTGGATAAGATTAACAATTCAATTGGTCAGGACCCTGACTCAAAGTTCTTAATTGGAGTTCTCGACATTTATGGATTTGAGAGTTTCAAAACTAACAG TTTTGAGCAATTTTGCATCAATTTGACGAATGAGAAGCTTCAGCAACATTTCAATCAG CACGTTTTCAAAATGGAGCAAGAGGAATATACAAAAGAAGAGATTGATTGGAGTTACATTGAATTTGTTGACAACCAAGATATCCTAGATATGATTGAAAAG AAACCTGGTGGCATAATTGCTCTTCTCGATGAAGCTTG TATGTTTCCAAGATCGACACATGAAACATTTGCTCAGAAGTTATATCAAACATTCAAAAATCATAAGCGCTTCACCAAACCAAAATTGTCACAAAGTGACTTCACAATTTGCCATTATGCTGGTGAT GTCACTTATCAAACTGAATTGTTTCTGGACAAGAACAAGGACTATGTGGTTGCTGAGCATCAAGCGCTTTTGAGTGCTTCTACATGTTCCTTTGTCTCGGGCATGTTTACGTCGTTAGTTGAGGATTCATCCAAGTCGTCAAAGTTCTCTTCAATAGGTTCTCGGTTTAAG CAACAACTGCAACAATTGCTTGAAACTCTCAGTTCTACGGAGCCACATTATATTCGGTGTGTAAAACCCAACAATGTTCTTAAGCCAGCAATCTTTGAGAACAAAAATGTTCTGCAACAACTTCGTTGTGGG GGGGTCATGGAAGCAATCAGGATAAGCTGTGCTGGATATCCTACTAGAAAAGCTTTTGTTGAATTTGTAGACCGATTTGGCCTCCTTGCACCCGAAGTTCTGGATGGGAG CACTGATGAGGTCAATGCTTGCAAGAAACTTTTAGAGAAGGTGGGCCTAGAAGGCTATCAG ATTGGTAAAACGAAGGTCTTCCTTCGGGCTGGTCAGATGGCGGAATTGGATGCTCGTAGAAGTGAGGTCTTGGGAAGATCAGCTAGTATTATTCAAAGGAAAGTTCGTTCTTATTTGGCTAAAAGAAGTTTTATTTTGCTCCGTCTTTCTGCAATACGACTCCAAGCTGCTTGTAGAG gacatcttGCTCGACATGTCTATCAGGGCATGAGGAGAGAAGCTTCCAGTCAGATGATCCAAAGGCATTTGCGCATGTATCTTGCTAGGAAAGCTTACAAAGAATTGTATTGCTCTGCTGTATCTATTCAGACCGGTATGCGAGGGTTAACTGCACGTAATGAGCTACGCTTTAGAAGGCAGACCAGAGCAGCAATTATCATCcag AGTCACACTCGCAAGTTCTTGGCACGGTTGCATTATAGGAAGACAAAGAAAGCTGCAATTACCACACAATGTGCTTGGAGAGGAAAGGTTGCTTGTATGGAACTACGAAAGCTTAAGATG GCTGCAAGGGAAACGGGAGCTCTCCAAGCTgccaaaaataaattagaaaagcAAGTTGAAGAATTGACATGGAGATTACAGCTGGAGAAACGCATAAGG GCCGACTTGGAAGAAGCCaaaacacaagaaaatgaaaaactacAGTCTGCTTTGCAAGAGATGCAAGTTCAATTTAAGGAAACGAAGGCGATGCTTGAGAAGGAGCGTGAAGCCTTAAAAAGAGCAGAAAAAGTAGTCTCGGTAATACAGGAGGTTCCAGTTGTTGACCATGGCTTGATGGAGAAGCTAACCAATGAAAATGAACAACTTAAG GCTTTAGTGAATTCACTGGAGATAAAAATTGACGAAACAGAAAAGAAATATGAAGAGGCAAACAAAATGAGTGAAGAAAGGTTGAAGCAAGCTTTGGAGGCAGAATCACAGATTATTAAGTTAAAGACGAACATACAAAG GCTTGAAGAGAAATTTGCTGACATTGAGTCTGAAAACAAAATTCTTCGGCAACAGCAAATAAGTACACCTGTTAAAAGGGCACATGAGCACCCACCAATTCCACCAACTCCAGAAACTCAT AGAGTAGAAAATGGTCACCATTTGAGCAAAGAGAGCAGAGCCAAT GAACCACAAAGTGCAACACCGAAGAAGTTTGGCACTGAATCTGATAGCAAGTTGAGGAGATCACTTGTTGAACGTCAACAT GAGAGTGTTGATGCTCTTATCAATTGTGTCGTGAAAAACGTTGGGTTCAGTCAAGGAAAGCCTGTTGCGGCCATTACCATCTACAAGTGTCTTCTCCACTGGAAATCTTTTGAGGCTGAAAGGACTAGTGTGTTTGATCGCCTCATCCAGATGATTGGTTCCGAAATTGAG AACCAAGACAACAATGATCACATGGCATACTGGCTATCAAATACATCTGCATTATTGTTCTTACTCCAACGAAGTCTGAAGGGTGCTGGTGCAAAGAAACCACCCGCTCCAACATCTCTCTTTGGGAGGATGACCATG GGTTTTCGCTCATCCCCTTCTTCTGCAAACCTTGCACCTGCACTTGATGTAGTACGCCAAGTGGAAGCCAAGTACCCAGCATTATTATTCAAGCAGCAGCTTACAGCATATGTGGAGAAAATATATGGCATTATTCGAGACAACTTGAAAAGAGAGTTGAAtccattgctttctttgtgtatCCAG GCACCAAGAGCGTCAAAGGGTGTACTAAGATCTGGTCGGTCCTTTGGGAAAGATTCTCCAGCGAGTCACTGGCTGAGCATTATTGACAGCCTTAGCACTTTCCTTAGCACATTGAAAGAAAATTTT GTGCCTCCTGTTCTTGTCAAGGAGATCTTTACTCAGACTTTCTCCTATATTAATGTTCAACTGTTTAATAG TCTTCTTCTACGTCGTGAATGTTGTACATTCAGCAATGGGGAGTATGTGAAATCTGGATTGGCTGAATTGGAGCTGTGGTGTTGTCAAGCAAAAGAAGAG TATGCGGGCTCATCGTGGGATGAACTTAAGCACATAAGACAAGCAGTTGGTTTCCTG GTCATACATCAGAAGTACAGAATTTCATATGATGAAATCACCAATGATCTGTGCCCT ATCCTGAGTGTTCAACAGCTGTACAGAATATGTACTCTCTATTGGGATGATAACTACAACACCCGAAGTGTATCTCCAGAT GTAATTTCCAGTATGAGAGTACTTATGACTGAGGACTCGAACAATGCTGTCAGCAACTCATTTTTGTTGGATGACAATTCCAG CATCCCCTTCTCGGTTGATGACCTCTCTACGTCCCTGCAAGAGAAGGAGTTTTCAGATGTCCAACCAGCAGAGGAACTTCTTGAGCATCCTGCCTTTGAGTTTTTACATGAGCGAGGCTAA
- the LOC103428015 gene encoding myosin-6-like isoform X1, whose amino-acid sequence MAAAISLVVGSLVWIEDPEEAWLNGEIVEIKGENYKVLCTSGKTVVVKASNVYPKDAEAPPCGVDDMTKLAYLHEPGVLDNLRSRYDINEIYTYTGSILIAVNPFCRLPHLYDSHMMEQYKGADFGELSPHPFAVADAAYRLMINDGISQSILVSGESGAGKTESTKLLMRYLAYMGGKAAAEGRSVEQQVLESNPVLEAFGNAKTVRNNNSSRFGKFVELQFDKNGRISGAAIRTYLLERSRVCQVSSPERNYHCFYMLCAAPPEDVQRFKLGHPKTFHYLNQSDCIELDGLDDAEEYIATRKAMEVVGISTEEQDAIFRVVAAILHLGNIEFAKGKEMDSSMPKDNKSLFHLKTAAELFMCDAKALEDSLCKRVIVTRDETITKWLDPEAAAVSRDALAKVVYSRLFDWLVDKINNSIGQDPDSKFLIGVLDIYGFESFKTNSFEQFCINLTNEKLQQHFNQHVFKMEQEEYTKEEIDWSYIEFVDNQDILDMIEKKPGGIIALLDEACMFPRSTHETFAQKLYQTFKNHKRFTKPKLSQSDFTICHYAGDVTYQTELFLDKNKDYVVAEHQALLSASTCSFVSGMFTSLVEDSSKSSKFSSIGSRFKQQLQQLLETLSSTEPHYIRCVKPNNVLKPAIFENKNVLQQLRCGGVMEAIRISCAGYPTRKAFVEFVDRFGLLAPEVLDGSTDEVNACKKLLEKVGLEGYQIGKTKVFLRAGQMAELDARRSEVLGRSASIIQRKVRSYLAKRSFILLRLSAIRLQAACRGHLARHVYQGMRREASSQMIQRHLRMYLARKAYKELYCSAVSIQTGMRGLTARNELRFRRQTRAAIIIQSHTRKFLARLHYRKTKKAAITTQCAWRGKVACMELRKLKMAARETGALQAAKNKLEKQVEELTWRLQLEKRIRADLEEAKTQENEKLQSALQEMQVQFKETKAMLEKEREALKRAEKVVSVIQEVPVVDHGLMEKLTNENEQLKALVNSLEIKIDETEKKYEEANKMSEERLKQALEAESQIIKLKTNIQRLFELEEKFADIESENKILRQQQISTPVKRAHEHPPIPPTPETHRVENGHHLSKESRANEPQSATPKKFGTESDSKLRRSLVERQHESVDALINCVVKNVGFSQGKPVAAITIYKCLLHWKSFEAERTSVFDRLIQMIGSEIENQDNNDHMAYWLSNTSALLFLLQRSLKGAGAKKPPAPTSLFGRMTMGFRSSPSSANLAPALDVVRQVEAKYPALLFKQQLTAYVEKIYGIIRDNLKRELNPLLSLCIQAPRASKGVLRSGRSFGKDSPASHWLSIIDSLSTFLSTLKENFVPPVLVKEIFTQTFSYINVQLFNSLLLRRECCTFSNGEYVKSGLAELELWCCQAKEEYAGSSWDELKHIRQAVGFLVIHQKYRISYDEITNDLCPILSVQQLYRICTLYWDDNYNTRSVSPDVISSMRVLMTEDSNNAVSNSFLLDDNSSIPFSVDDLSTSLQEKEFSDVQPAEELLEHPAFEFLHERG is encoded by the exons Atg GCTGCTGCTATTAGTCTTGTGGTTGGATCTCTTGTTTGGATCGAGGATCCTGAAGAAGCTTGGCTCAATGGTGAAATTGTGGAGATTAAAGGTGAAAACTACAAGGTTCTCTGCACTTCAGGAAAGACG GTTGTCGTTAAAGCCTCAAATGTCTATCCTAAAGATGCTGAGGCCCCACCCTGTGGAGTGGATGATATGACCAAGCTGGCTTATTTGCATGAACCAGGTGTCCTAGATAATTTACGGTCAAGATATGATATCAATGAAATATAT ACGTACACAGGGAGCATTTTGATTGCTGTGAACCCTTTTTGTAGACTACCTCATCTGTATGATAGCCATATGATGGAACAATATAAAGGGGCTGATTTCGGTGAACTAAGCCCACACCCGTTTGCTGTTGCAGACGCAGCATATAG ACTTATGATTAATGACGGAATAAGTCAGTCAATATTGGTTAGTGGTGAGAGTGGGGCTGGTAAAACAGAAAGCACCAAACTGCTTATGCGCTATCTTGCCTACATGGGAGGGAAAGCTGCTGCTGAAGGGAGGAGTGTTGAGCAGCAAGTCTTGGAG TCAAATCCTGTTTTAGAAGCATTTGGGAATGCGAAGACTGTTAGAAACAATAATTCCAG TCGTTTTGGTAAGTTTGTGGAGCTTCAGTTTGATAAGAATGGGAGGATCTCCGGGGCTGCAATAAGAACATACTTGCTTGAAAGATCGCGTGTTTGTCAGGTGTCCAGTCCTGAAAGAAACTATCACTGTTTCTACATGCTTTGCGCTGCACCACCTGAG GATGTTCAAAGGTTCAAATTGGGacacccaaaaacatttcacTATTTGAATCAATCAGAttgtattgaattggatgggctTGATGATGCCGAAGAATACATTGCTACAAGGAAGGCAATGGAGGTTGTTGGAATAAGTACTGAAGAACAG GATGCCATATTTCGAGTTGTGGCAGCAATTCTACATCTCGGAAACATTGAATTTGCAAAGGGAAAGGAAATGGACTCGTCCATGCCGAAGGACAACAAGTCTTTGTTCCACCTAAAAACTGCTGCTGAGCTTTTCAT GTGTGATGCGAAGGCGCTAGAAGATTCTCTTTGCAAACGTGTTATTGTTACGCGTGATGAAACAATCACAAAATGGCTGGATCCAGAAGCCGCAGCTGTCAGTAGAGATGCTTTGGCTAAAGTTGTGTACTCGAGATTGTTTGATTG GCTGGTGGATAAGATTAACAATTCAATTGGTCAGGACCCTGACTCAAAGTTCTTAATTGGAGTTCTCGACATTTATGGATTTGAGAGTTTCAAAACTAACAG TTTTGAGCAATTTTGCATCAATTTGACGAATGAGAAGCTTCAGCAACATTTCAATCAG CACGTTTTCAAAATGGAGCAAGAGGAATATACAAAAGAAGAGATTGATTGGAGTTACATTGAATTTGTTGACAACCAAGATATCCTAGATATGATTGAAAAG AAACCTGGTGGCATAATTGCTCTTCTCGATGAAGCTTG TATGTTTCCAAGATCGACACATGAAACATTTGCTCAGAAGTTATATCAAACATTCAAAAATCATAAGCGCTTCACCAAACCAAAATTGTCACAAAGTGACTTCACAATTTGCCATTATGCTGGTGAT GTCACTTATCAAACTGAATTGTTTCTGGACAAGAACAAGGACTATGTGGTTGCTGAGCATCAAGCGCTTTTGAGTGCTTCTACATGTTCCTTTGTCTCGGGCATGTTTACGTCGTTAGTTGAGGATTCATCCAAGTCGTCAAAGTTCTCTTCAATAGGTTCTCGGTTTAAG CAACAACTGCAACAATTGCTTGAAACTCTCAGTTCTACGGAGCCACATTATATTCGGTGTGTAAAACCCAACAATGTTCTTAAGCCAGCAATCTTTGAGAACAAAAATGTTCTGCAACAACTTCGTTGTGGG GGGGTCATGGAAGCAATCAGGATAAGCTGTGCTGGATATCCTACTAGAAAAGCTTTTGTTGAATTTGTAGACCGATTTGGCCTCCTTGCACCCGAAGTTCTGGATGGGAG CACTGATGAGGTCAATGCTTGCAAGAAACTTTTAGAGAAGGTGGGCCTAGAAGGCTATCAG ATTGGTAAAACGAAGGTCTTCCTTCGGGCTGGTCAGATGGCGGAATTGGATGCTCGTAGAAGTGAGGTCTTGGGAAGATCAGCTAGTATTATTCAAAGGAAAGTTCGTTCTTATTTGGCTAAAAGAAGTTTTATTTTGCTCCGTCTTTCTGCAATACGACTCCAAGCTGCTTGTAGAG gacatcttGCTCGACATGTCTATCAGGGCATGAGGAGAGAAGCTTCCAGTCAGATGATCCAAAGGCATTTGCGCATGTATCTTGCTAGGAAAGCTTACAAAGAATTGTATTGCTCTGCTGTATCTATTCAGACCGGTATGCGAGGGTTAACTGCACGTAATGAGCTACGCTTTAGAAGGCAGACCAGAGCAGCAATTATCATCcag AGTCACACTCGCAAGTTCTTGGCACGGTTGCATTATAGGAAGACAAAGAAAGCTGCAATTACCACACAATGTGCTTGGAGAGGAAAGGTTGCTTGTATGGAACTACGAAAGCTTAAGATG GCTGCAAGGGAAACGGGAGCTCTCCAAGCTgccaaaaataaattagaaaagcAAGTTGAAGAATTGACATGGAGATTACAGCTGGAGAAACGCATAAGG GCCGACTTGGAAGAAGCCaaaacacaagaaaatgaaaaactacAGTCTGCTTTGCAAGAGATGCAAGTTCAATTTAAGGAAACGAAGGCGATGCTTGAGAAGGAGCGTGAAGCCTTAAAAAGAGCAGAAAAAGTAGTCTCGGTAATACAGGAGGTTCCAGTTGTTGACCATGGCTTGATGGAGAAGCTAACCAATGAAAATGAACAACTTAAG GCTTTAGTGAATTCACTGGAGATAAAAATTGACGAAACAGAAAAGAAATATGAAGAGGCAAACAAAATGAGTGAAGAAAGGTTGAAGCAAGCTTTGGAGGCAGAATCACAGATTATTAAGTTAAAGACGAACATACAAAGGTTATTTGA GCTTGAAGAGAAATTTGCTGACATTGAGTCTGAAAACAAAATTCTTCGGCAACAGCAAATAAGTACACCTGTTAAAAGGGCACATGAGCACCCACCAATTCCACCAACTCCAGAAACTCAT AGAGTAGAAAATGGTCACCATTTGAGCAAAGAGAGCAGAGCCAAT GAACCACAAAGTGCAACACCGAAGAAGTTTGGCACTGAATCTGATAGCAAGTTGAGGAGATCACTTGTTGAACGTCAACAT GAGAGTGTTGATGCTCTTATCAATTGTGTCGTGAAAAACGTTGGGTTCAGTCAAGGAAAGCCTGTTGCGGCCATTACCATCTACAAGTGTCTTCTCCACTGGAAATCTTTTGAGGCTGAAAGGACTAGTGTGTTTGATCGCCTCATCCAGATGATTGGTTCCGAAATTGAG AACCAAGACAACAATGATCACATGGCATACTGGCTATCAAATACATCTGCATTATTGTTCTTACTCCAACGAAGTCTGAAGGGTGCTGGTGCAAAGAAACCACCCGCTCCAACATCTCTCTTTGGGAGGATGACCATG GGTTTTCGCTCATCCCCTTCTTCTGCAAACCTTGCACCTGCACTTGATGTAGTACGCCAAGTGGAAGCCAAGTACCCAGCATTATTATTCAAGCAGCAGCTTACAGCATATGTGGAGAAAATATATGGCATTATTCGAGACAACTTGAAAAGAGAGTTGAAtccattgctttctttgtgtatCCAG GCACCAAGAGCGTCAAAGGGTGTACTAAGATCTGGTCGGTCCTTTGGGAAAGATTCTCCAGCGAGTCACTGGCTGAGCATTATTGACAGCCTTAGCACTTTCCTTAGCACATTGAAAGAAAATTTT GTGCCTCCTGTTCTTGTCAAGGAGATCTTTACTCAGACTTTCTCCTATATTAATGTTCAACTGTTTAATAG TCTTCTTCTACGTCGTGAATGTTGTACATTCAGCAATGGGGAGTATGTGAAATCTGGATTGGCTGAATTGGAGCTGTGGTGTTGTCAAGCAAAAGAAGAG TATGCGGGCTCATCGTGGGATGAACTTAAGCACATAAGACAAGCAGTTGGTTTCCTG GTCATACATCAGAAGTACAGAATTTCATATGATGAAATCACCAATGATCTGTGCCCT ATCCTGAGTGTTCAACAGCTGTACAGAATATGTACTCTCTATTGGGATGATAACTACAACACCCGAAGTGTATCTCCAGAT GTAATTTCCAGTATGAGAGTACTTATGACTGAGGACTCGAACAATGCTGTCAGCAACTCATTTTTGTTGGATGACAATTCCAG CATCCCCTTCTCGGTTGATGACCTCTCTACGTCCCTGCAAGAGAAGGAGTTTTCAGATGTCCAACCAGCAGAGGAACTTCTTGAGCATCCTGCCTTTGAGTTTTTACATGAGCGAGGCTAA
- the LOC103419941 gene encoding probable mitochondrial import inner membrane translocase subunit TIM21, which produces MGSYKCAMDLWRKNQVDLIRVLPRMRLWGQRAFHTEEVKADQLLAVVRSGFASQSAAPGSHLSRGVAGANGIPVLYGRNPAKAFMHASWQQSQLTRNYGESTTIPLFSRSFSSKATRKQQQSSSENKKDVSTVEDPFDAPTYNIPEKPVTFVEGASYSLVILAGLGVAVAAGYAVFKELIFEPKEYKIFNKALKRIQDDAQVRMRVGYPITGYGQESRNRAARQRIPNRIWHDEEGVEHVEVNFHVRGPHGAGKVFAEMFKDGTDKQWKFTYLIVQIQSPSPAQLILESYLPAYNAAN; this is translated from the exons ATGG GGTCGTACAAGTGTGCTATGGACTTATGGAGGAAAAATCAAGTAGATTTGATTAGGGTTTTGCCCAGGATGAGATTGTGGGGGCAGAGGGCTTTCCACACAGAGGAGGTCAAGGCTGATCAG TTGCTGGCAGTAGTGAGATCAGGTTTTGCAAGTCAATCTGCTGCTCCTGGAAGCCATTTGTCCAGG GGCGTGGCCGGAGCTAATG GAATTCCTGTTCTATATGGAAGGAATCCCGCCAAAGCGTTTATGCATGCTTCTTGGCAACAGTCACAACTTACAAGAAACTATGGAGAGAGTACCACCATTCCACTCTTTAGCAGATCCTTTTCATCAAAAGCTACAcggaaacaacaacaaagttcaTCTGAG AATAAGAAAGACGTATCTACTGTAGAGgatccttttgatgctcctacATACAACATCCCAGAAAAGCCTGTGACATTTGTAGAGGGAGCTTCCTACAGTCTTGTCATTCTTGCAGGGCTTGGAGTTGCTGTTGCGGCAGGATATGCTGTTTTCAAGGAGCTTATTTTTGAACCAAAAGA GTACAAGATCTTTAACAAGGCTCTTAAAAGGATTCAAGATGATGCACAG GTTAGGATGAGGGTCGGATATCCTATTACTGGATACGGTCAAGAAAGTAGAAATCGTGCTGCTCGCCAACGCATTCCCAACAGAATATGGCACGATGAAGAAGGCGTAGAGCATGTAGAG GTAAACTTTCATGTTCGTGGGCCGCATGGAGCCGGGAAAGTATTTGCGGAGATGTTCAAAGACGGAACAGACAAGCAATGGAAGTTCACATATTTGATCGTTCAGATACAGTCACCTTCTCCGGCACAGTTGATTCTGGAGTCTTATCTGCCTGCTTACAACGCAGCCAACTAG